One genomic window of Streptomyces sp. NBC_01498 includes the following:
- a CDS encoding ABC transporter substrate-binding protein, whose amino-acid sequence MSPRRTAVAAPGAPALVLFLALGATACATGPSLETRDAVTAAPGDSESLTVGSAGFTESDLLARMYALLLDRAGYRTRILSVANRELYEPALESGRIDVVPEYAATFADWLNTKTHGAGAEPVASPDLAPTMKVLRALAARRGLDVLEPGRAVDQNAYAVSAAYARKHRLRTLSDLGRARLPVRLAAGDECVRRASCAPGLRKTYGIRITAVDPRGLGTTPSKQAVRNGRDQLVATTTTDGTLAGFGLVVLADDKRLQNADHVVPVVNRSRAGGPGVRAALAPLNTVLTTGDLTALNTQVDSWRRLPEEVARNYLVSKRLLPG is encoded by the coding sequence ATGAGCCCGCGCCGTACGGCCGTTGCCGCACCCGGTGCTCCCGCCCTCGTCCTGTTCCTCGCGCTGGGCGCCACGGCGTGCGCCACCGGCCCCTCACTGGAGACGCGGGACGCCGTCACCGCCGCGCCCGGCGACAGCGAGAGCCTCACCGTCGGATCGGCCGGATTCACCGAGAGCGATCTGCTCGCCCGGATGTACGCCCTCCTCCTGGACCGGGCCGGCTACCGCACCCGGATCCTCTCCGTCGCCAACCGCGAGCTGTACGAACCCGCCCTGGAGAGCGGCCGGATCGACGTCGTGCCCGAGTACGCCGCCACCTTCGCCGACTGGCTCAACACCAAGACCCACGGCGCCGGCGCCGAACCCGTCGCCTCCCCGGACCTGGCCCCCACCATGAAGGTGCTGCGTGCGCTGGCCGCGCGGCGCGGCCTCGACGTACTGGAACCGGGCCGCGCCGTCGACCAGAACGCGTACGCCGTCAGCGCCGCGTACGCGCGGAAGCACCGGCTCCGCACGCTCTCCGACCTCGGCCGCGCCCGGCTGCCCGTCCGGCTGGCGGCGGGCGACGAATGCGTGCGACGCGCCTCCTGCGCACCGGGGCTGAGGAAGACGTACGGCATCCGGATCACCGCCGTCGACCCCCGGGGGCTGGGCACCACCCCGTCCAAACAGGCCGTGCGCAACGGGCGCGACCAGCTGGTCGCGACCACGACCACCGACGGGACACTCGCCGGGTTCGGCCTCGTGGTCCTCGCCGACGACAAGCGCCTCCAGAACGCCGACCACGTCGTCCCCGTCGTCAACCGGTCGCGGGCCGGCGGCCCGGGTGTGCGTGCCGCACTCGCCCCGCTCAACACCGTACTGACGACCGGGGACCTGACCGCGCTGAACACACAGGTCGACAGCTGGCGCCGGCTGCCGGAGGAGGTCGCCAGGAACTACCTCGTGTCGAAGAGGCTGCTCCCCGGCTGA
- a CDS encoding ABC transporter permease produces the protein MNTPAAAWSWLTTGAHWTGADGIGTRLGEHLFLTVVCLLIGCVLALPVAVVLGHLGKGGAPAVTLANTGRAVPTFAVLVLLLLTPVGRYGDWPTIVALVLFAVPPLLTNAYVGIRGVDADVVRAARGMGMTGRQLLARVELPLAAPLILTGVRIAAVQLVATATLAALVGGGGLGRIITAGFNLAATPMVVAGAVLVAVFALLVDGLFEAVRRLSPPWVRGEAG, from the coding sequence GTGAACACCCCGGCCGCCGCCTGGTCCTGGCTCACCACCGGCGCCCACTGGACGGGCGCCGACGGCATCGGCACCCGCCTCGGCGAACACCTCTTCCTCACCGTCGTCTGTCTGCTCATCGGCTGCGTCCTGGCGCTGCCCGTCGCCGTCGTCCTCGGCCATCTCGGCAAGGGAGGCGCCCCGGCCGTCACCCTCGCCAACACCGGCCGGGCCGTCCCCACCTTCGCCGTCCTGGTCCTGCTGCTCCTCACGCCGGTCGGCCGGTACGGCGACTGGCCGACGATCGTCGCGCTCGTCCTCTTCGCGGTCCCGCCGCTGCTGACCAACGCCTACGTCGGCATACGGGGCGTGGACGCCGACGTCGTACGGGCCGCCCGGGGCATGGGCATGACGGGCCGTCAGCTGCTCGCGCGGGTCGAACTGCCTCTCGCCGCGCCCCTGATCCTCACCGGGGTACGGATCGCCGCCGTCCAACTCGTGGCCACGGCGACACTCGCCGCGCTGGTGGGCGGCGGCGGCCTCGGCCGGATCATCACCGCCGGGTTCAATCTGGCGGCCACCCCGATGGTCGTCGCGGGCGCGGTGCTCGTCGCCGTGTTCGCGCTCCTGGTCGACGGGCTCTTCGAGGCGGTGCGGCGGCTGTCGCCCCCGTGGGTGAGGGGCGAGGCGGGATGA
- a CDS encoding ABC transporter permease, with the protein MTAPPDDCLARNDWICGAYLSSRRDLLQDAVLQHLQLTAGSVLLALALALPLALAARHRRWAAGPVLGATTVLYTVPSLAMFSLLLPVFGLSASLVVAGLVLYSLTLLVRNILAGLRAVPEETRQAARGMGYGPLRLLLTVELPLALPASMAGLRLTTVSAVSLVTIGAIVGHGGLGNLIHAGMNTFFKAQVLTASVLCVLIAVAADLLLLALQWVLTPWARRPGERPA; encoded by the coding sequence GTGACCGCGCCCCCCGACGACTGCCTCGCCCGCAACGACTGGATCTGTGGTGCCTATCTCTCCAGCCGCCGGGACCTCCTCCAGGACGCCGTCCTCCAGCACCTCCAGCTCACCGCGGGCTCCGTCCTCCTCGCCCTGGCACTGGCCCTGCCGCTCGCACTCGCCGCCCGGCACCGGCGCTGGGCGGCCGGCCCCGTCCTCGGTGCCACCACCGTGCTCTACACCGTCCCGTCCCTGGCGATGTTCTCCCTGCTGCTGCCCGTGTTCGGGCTGTCCGCCTCGCTCGTCGTCGCCGGGCTCGTCCTCTACTCGCTCACCCTGCTCGTCCGCAACATCCTCGCCGGACTGCGCGCCGTCCCCGAAGAGACCCGGCAGGCCGCGCGCGGCATGGGATACGGGCCGCTCAGACTCCTGCTCACCGTCGAACTGCCCCTCGCCCTGCCCGCCTCCATGGCGGGCCTGCGCCTCACCACCGTCTCGGCCGTCTCCCTCGTCACCATCGGCGCGATCGTCGGCCACGGCGGGCTCGGCAATCTCATCCACGCCGGGATGAACACCTTCTTCAAGGCGCAGGTACTGACCGCCTCCGTCCTCTGTGTGCTCATCGCCGTCGCCGCCGACCTGCTGCTGCTCGCGCTCCAGTGGGTGCTCACCCCGTGGGCGCGGCGGCCGGGGGAGCGCCCCGCGTGA
- a CDS encoding aminotransferase-like domain-containing protein, producing MDDYRRIADRLAADIRAGRLGPGERLPPQRTFARNHGIAPSTAARVYGELIRRGLAAGEVGRGTYVRAAPPGPQPALAETGEARIDLEVNFPVLPEQAGMLAAGLARTARPDVLEASLRPLGGAGSLTGEREAASSLLARAGWTPEPERIHFAGNGRQAIAAALAACVPAGGRLGVEEFTYPVVKGIAAHLGITLVPLAMDEHGVLPRALTDAPPLRAVYLQPTLHNPLGMTVPPSRREQLAETARKLDLHVIEDAIYGFLRDDVPPLATLAPERTVVLDSMSKRLAPGLTLGYAVAPYGFEQRLASALRSGAWSAARFALDAATRWTTDGTAGEIARAKRADALRRQGIRADRLAGFTVHADPHGYHCWWELPAHWRAETFVAAAARQGIAVAPGAAFAVGTGRAPHAVRLALGTPSHAALSDALDLLARLAHGTPEDTTPE from the coding sequence ATGGACGACTACCGCCGGATCGCCGACCGGCTCGCCGCCGACATCCGGGCCGGGCGGCTGGGACCCGGCGAGCGGCTGCCACCGCAGCGGACGTTCGCCCGGAACCACGGCATCGCCCCTTCCACGGCGGCCCGCGTCTACGGCGAGCTGATCCGGCGCGGACTGGCCGCCGGCGAGGTGGGCCGGGGGACCTACGTCCGCGCCGCGCCACCCGGACCCCAGCCCGCGCTCGCCGAGACCGGCGAGGCCAGGATCGACCTGGAGGTCAACTTCCCCGTCCTGCCCGAGCAGGCCGGAATGCTCGCCGCCGGGCTGGCCCGGACGGCGCGCCCCGACGTCCTGGAGGCCTCCCTGCGGCCCCTCGGCGGCGCCGGGTCCCTCACCGGGGAGCGGGAAGCCGCGTCCTCCCTGCTCGCCCGCGCCGGCTGGACACCGGAACCGGAACGGATCCACTTCGCCGGCAACGGCCGCCAGGCGATCGCGGCGGCCCTCGCGGCCTGCGTCCCGGCCGGCGGCCGGCTCGGCGTGGAGGAATTCACCTACCCCGTCGTCAAGGGCATCGCCGCCCACCTCGGCATCACCCTCGTCCCGCTCGCCATGGACGAGCACGGCGTCCTGCCGCGGGCCCTGACCGACGCCCCACCGCTGCGCGCCGTCTATCTGCAACCGACGCTCCACAACCCGCTGGGCATGACCGTCCCGCCGTCCCGCCGGGAGCAACTGGCCGAGACGGCGAGGAAGTTGGACCTCCATGTCATCGAGGACGCCATCTACGGATTCCTCCGGGACGACGTGCCGCCGCTCGCCACCCTCGCCCCCGAACGCACCGTCGTCCTGGACAGCATGTCCAAGCGGCTCGCGCCCGGCCTGACCCTCGGTTACGCCGTCGCGCCGTACGGATTCGAACAGCGTCTCGCCTCGGCCCTGCGCTCGGGTGCCTGGTCGGCGGCCCGGTTCGCCCTCGACGCGGCGACCCGGTGGACGACCGACGGCACCGCCGGGGAGATCGCGCGTGCCAAGCGCGCCGACGCCCTGCGGCGGCAGGGCATCAGGGCCGACCGGCTGGCCGGCTTCACCGTCCACGCCGACCCCCACGGCTACCACTGCTGGTGGGAACTGCCCGCGCACTGGCGGGCCGAGACCTTCGTCGCAGCCGCCGCCCGCCAGGGCATCGCCGTCGCACCCGGCGCCGCCTTCGCCGTCGGCACCGGCCGCGCGCCCCACGCGGTCCGGCTGGCCCTCGGCACCCCGTCCCACGCGGCGCTCTCCGACGCGCTCGACCTGCTGGCCCGGCTGGCCCACGGCACACCGGAGGACACCACCCCGGAATGA
- a CDS encoding alpha/beta fold hydrolase gives MGTMTLHDLTVAYDDVGGGEGREDGEVLLLVHGHPFDRSMWRPQIETFAGPRWRVIAPDLRGYGGSTVVPGVTTLTAFARDLAALLDRLAVGRVVLGGLSMGGQIVLEFHRLFPERVRALVLADTLAAAETERGRAVRRATADRLVREGMGPYADEVLTRMVAPGTAAALPEVTAHVRDMMRAAPPEGAAAALRGRAERPDYVGMLGRVTVPALVVVGSEDGYTPVADARVMSDGIPGATLAVVEGAGHLPNLERRAEFDAVLGAFLDSLPPSAR, from the coding sequence ATGGGCACCATGACGCTGCACGACCTCACCGTCGCCTACGACGACGTGGGCGGGGGCGAGGGCCGGGAGGACGGCGAGGTGCTGCTTCTCGTGCACGGCCACCCGTTCGACCGCTCGATGTGGCGGCCCCAGATCGAGACGTTCGCCGGGCCCCGGTGGCGGGTGATCGCCCCGGACCTGCGCGGGTACGGCGGTTCCACCGTCGTACCGGGTGTCACCACGCTCACCGCCTTCGCCCGTGACCTCGCGGCGCTGCTCGACCGGCTGGCCGTCGGCCGCGTCGTGCTGGGCGGGCTGTCCATGGGCGGCCAGATCGTCCTGGAGTTCCACCGGCTCTTCCCGGAGCGGGTCAGGGCCCTGGTGCTGGCCGACACCTTGGCGGCGGCCGAGACGGAGCGGGGCAGGGCGGTGCGCCGCGCGACGGCCGACCGGCTGGTGCGGGAGGGCATGGGACCGTACGCGGACGAGGTGCTGACGAGGATGGTCGCGCCGGGCACCGCGGCGGCCCTGCCGGAGGTGACCGCGCACGTACGGGACATGATGCGGGCCGCGCCGCCGGAGGGCGCGGCGGCGGCCTTGCGCGGCCGGGCCGAACGGCCGGACTACGTGGGCATGTTGGGGCGGGTGACGGTGCCCGCGCTGGTCGTGGTGGGCAGCGAGGACGGGTACACGCCGGTCGCCGACGCGCGGGTGATGAGCGACGGGATACCCGGCGCGACCCTCGCGGTCGTCGAGGGTGCCGGGCATCTGCCCAACCTGGAGCGGCGGGCGGAGTTCGACGCGGTGCTCGGCGCTTTCCTGGACTCCCTGCCGCCGTCCGCCCGCTGA
- the cynS gene encoding cyanase, with protein MLTKIEAAEAVRQAKVRTGVTWAQLAEAVGKPLAWTTAALLGQHPMGAEDAATAAALLELGDDAALAFRLQPTRGALDAAVPVDPTIYRLYEVVQVYGPTIKELIHEQCGDGIMSAINFRLDVRRVPDPAGDRVVITMDGKYLPYQW; from the coding sequence ATGCTCACCAAGATCGAAGCCGCCGAAGCAGTCCGTCAGGCCAAGGTACGTACGGGAGTGACCTGGGCCCAACTCGCCGAAGCGGTGGGCAAACCGCTCGCCTGGACCACGGCGGCGCTGCTCGGGCAGCACCCGATGGGCGCGGAGGACGCCGCCACGGCCGCGGCGCTCCTCGAACTCGGCGACGACGCGGCTCTCGCCTTCCGACTCCAGCCGACACGCGGAGCGCTGGACGCCGCCGTCCCGGTGGACCCGACGATCTACCGGCTCTACGAGGTCGTCCAGGTCTACGGTCCCACCATCAAGGAACTGATCCACGAGCAGTGCGGCGACGGCATCATGAGCGCCATCAACTTCCGTCTCGACGTCCGGCGGGTTCCCGACCCGGCCGGTGACCGCGTGGTGATCACGATGGACGGAAAGTACCTGCCGTACCAGTGGTGA
- a CDS encoding glycoside hydrolase family 36 N-terminal domain-containing protein — MTHSGGLLQLRAPGTSLVLDCSGDRLPRVLHWGDDLGDLESTGPDALGALAAASAVRPGPDGAGTPGPLALLPEYAAGRYGTPGLTGHRDGADFTTAFTVRAIRTVRAPDLPRAHQLTVDAVDARARLGLVLEVEMTGAGLVRQRATLVNHDRGERPYVLAGLLLALPVPAHATELLDLTTGRQPGEQGPRRYAFTPGTHLRENRREFAGLDPTLLRVAGEPGFGFRTGEVWGLRPACGGDHHTLAERTPDGVSLLGGGETLPAGEVRLGGGESYTGPWVVGSYGRGLDELAGRFHRQLRAGPRHPRRPRPVTLTARDDGPGPRDVGALTALADAAAEVGAERFVLEGRSVDEAVRKGELRPLADHVHTRGMEFGLAPAPGSLLPGTGPGQPAAHEGLLARLDALVREHAVDHLVWDPHPDLVAAGLGPAGAAGARTRAAAAHRLLDDLRRRHPALEIASPSSGEDGVDAGVLDRAEGVGTAGPADPLEQQRVHRWTGVLLPPELLVARVGPSARGPAGHTAALDFRAGTALFGHFGIEEDLTAAPPGERARLAEWVAGYKALRPLLHSGTVVHGDHPDPASWVHGVVAPDRSQALYALVRMATGVMSAAGQVRLPGLDPAARYRVRPLLPGGRPEGPRPSDPPWWDDPYGVELTGRTLAVAGVRAPTLLPGHLVLLEAHAR, encoded by the coding sequence GTGACGCACTCCGGGGGCCTGCTCCAGCTGCGCGCGCCGGGTACCAGCCTGGTCCTCGACTGCTCCGGCGACCGGCTGCCGCGCGTGCTGCACTGGGGCGACGACCTCGGAGACCTGGAGTCCACGGGCCCGGACGCGCTCGGGGCGCTGGCCGCCGCGAGCGCCGTCCGGCCGGGACCGGACGGCGCCGGCACGCCCGGCCCGCTCGCCCTGCTGCCGGAGTACGCGGCGGGCCGGTACGGTACGCCGGGGCTGACCGGCCACCGCGACGGCGCCGACTTCACCACCGCGTTCACGGTCCGCGCGATCCGTACCGTCCGCGCCCCCGACCTGCCGCGCGCCCACCAGCTCACCGTCGACGCCGTGGACGCGCGCGCCCGGCTCGGTCTCGTCCTGGAGGTCGAGATGACCGGCGCCGGGCTCGTACGCCAGCGTGCCACCCTCGTCAACCACGACAGGGGCGAACGCCCGTACGTTCTCGCCGGTCTGCTGCTCGCGCTCCCCGTGCCCGCCCACGCCACCGAACTCCTCGACCTCACCACCGGCCGGCAGCCGGGTGAACAGGGGCCGCGGCGCTACGCGTTCACGCCCGGCACCCATCTGCGGGAGAACCGCCGGGAGTTCGCGGGGCTGGATCCGACGCTGCTCCGGGTGGCGGGCGAGCCCGGTTTCGGTTTCCGTACGGGCGAGGTGTGGGGTCTGCGTCCGGCGTGCGGCGGCGACCACCACACGCTCGCCGAACGCACCCCGGACGGTGTGTCGTTGCTCGGCGGCGGTGAGACGCTGCCGGCGGGCGAAGTCCGGCTGGGCGGCGGGGAGTCGTACACCGGCCCCTGGGTCGTCGGATCGTACGGCCGGGGGCTGGACGAACTGGCCGGGCGCTTCCACCGTCAGCTGCGCGCCGGGCCCCGGCATCCGCGCCGCCCGCGGCCGGTCACCCTCACCGCCCGCGACGACGGACCCGGCCCCCGGGACGTCGGGGCGCTCACGGCGCTCGCCGACGCCGCCGCCGAGGTCGGCGCGGAGCGCTTCGTCCTGGAGGGCCGGTCCGTGGACGAGGCCGTCCGGAAAGGGGAGTTGCGTCCGCTGGCCGATCATGTCCACACCCGGGGAATGGAGTTCGGGCTGGCCCCGGCGCCGGGGAGCCTCCTCCCGGGCACCGGCCCCGGTCAACCCGCCGCCCACGAGGGGCTGTTGGCGCGGCTCGACGCGCTGGTCCGCGAGCACGCGGTCGACCACCTGGTCTGGGACCCGCACCCGGACCTCGTGGCGGCCGGGCTCGGTCCGGCGGGGGCCGCCGGGGCCCGGACACGGGCAGCCGCCGCCCACCGGCTCCTGGACGACCTGCGCCGCCGGCATCCCGCTCTGGAGATCGCGTCGCCCTCGTCCGGCGAGGACGGGGTCGACGCCGGTGTCCTGGACCGGGCCGAGGGCGTCGGGACGGCCGGACCCGCCGACCCGCTGGAGCAGCAGCGGGTCCACCGCTGGACCGGCGTGCTGCTGCCGCCCGAACTCCTCGTCGCCCGGGTGGGCCCGTCCGCCCGAGGCCCGGCGGGGCACACCGCCGCGCTGGACTTCCGCGCCGGGACCGCCCTGTTCGGCCACTTCGGCATCGAGGAGGACCTGACCGCCGCCCCTCCCGGCGAGCGCGCCCGGCTGGCCGAATGGGTCGCCGGGTACAAGGCGTTACGCCCGCTGCTGCACTCCGGCACGGTCGTCCACGGCGACCATCCCGACCCGGCGTCATGGGTGCACGGTGTGGTGGCGCCCGACCGCTCCCAGGCCCTGTACGCCCTGGTCCGGATGGCGACCGGGGTGATGTCGGCGGCCGGTCAGGTACGGCTTCCGGGACTCGACCCGGCGGCCCGCTACCGGGTACGGCCCCTGCTGCCGGGCGGCCGGCCCGAAGGACCGCGCCCCTCCGACCCGCCCTGGTGGGACGACCCGTACGGCGTGGAACTGACCGGCCGGACCCTGGCCGTCGCCGGTGTACGGGCCCCGACCCTCCTTCCGGGGCACCTGGTGCTCCTGGAGGCACACGCACGCTGA
- a CDS encoding glycoside hydrolase family 13 protein: MSTDSPSPEARRQSDGPRPPAPARPAPHENDSGARRDSDAWWKSAVVYQIYPRSFADSNGDGVGDLRGIVDRLDHLAELGVDVLWLSPVYPSPQDDNGYDISDYQDIDPVFGTLADFDDLLAAVHARSMRLVMDLVVNHTSDEHPWFTESRRGPDSPRRDWYWWRPARDGTEPGAPGAEPNNWRSFFSGPAWTYDERSREYYLHLFSRKQPDLNWENPEVRATVHRMMNWWLDRGVDGFRMDVVNLISKDPALADRTRHGAGPRIHEFLQEMHREVFAGRAGRLLTVGEMPGVTVEEARLFTDPARAEVDMVFQFEHVGLDHGDDKFDVRPLNPLDLKASLGRWQDALAETGWNSLYWNNHDQPRVVSRFGDDGPAHRVRSATMLATVLHLHRGTPYVYQGEELGMTNAPFTSVDDFRDIESLNHYAEAVAGGADPARVLAGLRARGRDNARTPMQWDASEHAGFTTGTPWLPVNPNHTEINAEAAYADPGSVFHHYRRLIALRHSEPAVAHGDFTMLLPDDPRVYAFTRRLADPDGGTATELLVLGNFTGDTAEVELPDGGWREARTLIGNVPDPAPVGTTVALAPWEARVLRRRV, from the coding sequence GTGAGCACCGACTCCCCCTCCCCCGAAGCCCGTCGCCAGTCCGACGGACCCCGGCCGCCCGCACCCGCCCGGCCCGCACCCCACGAGAACGACTCCGGCGCCCGGCGGGACTCCGACGCCTGGTGGAAGTCCGCGGTCGTCTACCAGATCTATCCGCGCAGCTTCGCCGACTCGAACGGCGACGGTGTGGGGGACCTGCGCGGCATCGTCGACCGGCTGGACCATCTGGCCGAACTCGGCGTCGACGTCCTGTGGTTGTCCCCGGTGTACCCGTCCCCGCAGGACGACAACGGCTACGACATCAGCGACTACCAGGACATCGATCCGGTCTTCGGCACCCTCGCCGACTTCGACGACCTGCTGGCCGCCGTCCACGCCCGCTCCATGCGGCTCGTCATGGATCTCGTCGTCAACCACACCTCCGACGAACACCCGTGGTTCACCGAGTCCCGGCGCGGCCCGGACAGCCCCCGGCGCGACTGGTACTGGTGGCGCCCCGCGCGCGACGGCACGGAGCCCGGTGCCCCCGGCGCCGAGCCCAACAACTGGCGCTCCTTCTTCTCCGGCCCCGCCTGGACGTACGACGAGCGGAGCCGGGAGTACTACCTGCATCTCTTCTCCCGGAAGCAGCCCGACCTCAACTGGGAGAACCCGGAGGTCCGCGCGACCGTCCACCGGATGATGAACTGGTGGCTCGACCGGGGCGTGGACGGCTTCCGGATGGATGTCGTCAACCTCATCTCCAAGGACCCCGCGCTGGCCGACCGCACCCGGCACGGCGCGGGGCCCCGGATCCACGAATTCCTCCAGGAGATGCACCGCGAGGTCTTCGCGGGCCGCGCCGGGCGGCTGCTCACCGTCGGCGAGATGCCGGGGGTCACCGTCGAGGAGGCCCGGCTGTTCACCGATCCGGCGCGCGCCGAGGTGGACATGGTCTTCCAGTTCGAGCACGTCGGACTCGACCACGGGGACGACAAGTTCGACGTCCGGCCGCTGAATCCGCTCGATCTGAAGGCGTCGCTCGGCCGCTGGCAGGACGCGCTGGCCGAGACGGGCTGGAACAGCCTCTACTGGAACAACCACGACCAGCCGCGCGTCGTCTCCCGCTTCGGCGACGACGGACCCGCCCACCGGGTCAGGTCGGCGACGATGCTCGCCACCGTCCTGCATCTGCACCGGGGCACGCCCTACGTCTACCAGGGCGAGGAACTGGGCATGACCAACGCCCCGTTCACCTCCGTGGACGACTTCCGCGACATCGAGTCGCTCAACCACTACGCGGAGGCGGTCGCCGGGGGCGCCGACCCGGCGCGGGTGCTGGCGGGGCTGCGGGCGAGGGGACGGGACAACGCCCGCACGCCGATGCAGTGGGACGCCTCCGAACACGCCGGGTTCACCACCGGCACCCCGTGGCTCCCGGTCAACCCGAACCACACCGAGATCAACGCGGAGGCGGCGTACGCCGATCCGGGGTCCGTCTTCCACCACTACCGGCGGCTGATCGCCCTCAGGCACTCCGAACCGGCCGTGGCGCACGGCGACTTCACGATGCTCCTGCCGGACGACCCGCGGGTGTACGCGTTCACCCGGCGCCTGGCGGACCCCGACGGCGGTACGGCGACCGAGCTGCTGGTCCTCGGCAACTTCACCGGGGACACCGCCGAGGTGGAACTGCCGGACGGCGGGTGGCGGGAGGCCCGCACGCTGATCGGCAATGTCCCGGACCCGGCGCCGGTGGGGACCACGGTCGCGCTCGCGCCCTGGGAGGCGCGAGTACTCCGGCGTCGCGTCTGA
- a CDS encoding ThuA domain-containing protein: MLRQLRTLPRTAAAAFAVTLGLAASLLAPATAAQAADPAYKVLVFSKTAGFRHDSIPVGIQTIRDLGAANNFTVTATEDSNSFTASNLAGFKAVVFLSTTGDVLNTSQQSALQGYVDGGGGYFGVHAAADTEYEWPQYEQLVGAWFKSHPAIQRATVKNEDRSHAATSHLGTTTSRTDEWYNYRTNPRPNVRVLQSLDESSYSGGEMSGDHPITWCHPQGSGRSFYTGHGHTQESYADPAFRSLLLGGIRYAAGFAKADCRAETGYTTLYNGSTTGWSQAGPGSFTNTDATLNAQGGMGLYWYRTKEYASYSLKLDWRMAGDDNSGVFVGFPASDDVNTSVNQGYEIQIDSSDAADRTTGSVYGFKAADIAARDNALNPPGSWNTYEILVEGERLQVFLNGAKINDFTNADPVRSLRQGHIGIQNHGTGDDVSFRNIRIKELGGTSPPASSTYEGESYTSGQGVQAADHAPASGGRTLGYIENGDWAGYSQASLTGAKTFTAKVSSAGAGGTVSVRSGSATGPVLGTVAVPNTGGWETFRTVSTNLTGTPTGPLFLTFTGGAGSLFDIDTLTIGR, from the coding sequence ATGCTCCGTCAGCTCCGCACACTTCCGAGGACCGCAGCCGCGGCCTTCGCCGTCACCCTCGGCCTGGCCGCGTCGCTCCTGGCACCCGCGACCGCCGCCCAGGCCGCCGACCCCGCGTACAAGGTCCTTGTCTTCTCCAAGACGGCGGGCTTCCGCCACGACTCCATCCCGGTCGGCATCCAGACCATCCGGGACCTCGGCGCGGCGAACAACTTCACCGTCACCGCCACCGAGGACAGCAACTCCTTCACCGCGTCGAACCTGGCCGGCTTCAAGGCCGTCGTCTTCCTCTCCACCACCGGCGACGTCCTCAACACCAGCCAGCAGTCGGCGCTCCAGGGGTACGTGGACGGAGGCGGCGGCTACTTCGGTGTCCACGCCGCCGCCGACACCGAGTACGAGTGGCCGCAGTACGAGCAGCTCGTCGGCGCCTGGTTCAAGAGCCACCCGGCGATCCAGCGGGCCACGGTGAAGAACGAGGACCGGTCGCACGCGGCCACCTCGCACCTGGGCACGACCACGTCCCGTACCGACGAGTGGTACAACTACCGCACCAACCCCCGCCCGAACGTCCGGGTGCTCCAGAGCCTGGACGAGTCGAGCTACAGCGGCGGCGAGATGAGCGGCGACCACCCGATCACCTGGTGCCACCCGCAGGGCAGCGGCCGGTCCTTCTACACGGGCCACGGCCACACCCAGGAGTCGTACGCCGACCCCGCGTTCCGCTCGCTGCTCCTCGGCGGCATCCGGTACGCGGCGGGCTTCGCCAAGGCGGACTGCCGCGCGGAGACCGGCTACACCACGCTGTACAACGGCTCCACCACCGGCTGGTCGCAGGCGGGACCGGGCAGCTTCACCAACACCGACGCCACCCTCAACGCGCAGGGCGGCATGGGACTGTACTGGTACCGCACGAAGGAGTACGCCTCGTACTCCCTCAAGCTGGACTGGCGCATGGCCGGGGACGACAACTCCGGTGTGTTCGTGGGCTTCCCGGCCTCCGACGACGTCAACACGTCGGTGAACCAGGGCTACGAGATCCAGATCGACTCCAGCGACGCGGCCGACCGGACCACCGGGTCCGTCTACGGCTTCAAGGCGGCGGACATCGCGGCGCGGGACAACGCCCTGAATCCGCCGGGGAGCTGGAACACGTACGAGATCCTCGTGGAGGGGGAGCGGCTCCAGGTCTTCCTCAACGGCGCGAAGATCAACGACTTCACCAACGCCGACCCGGTGCGCTCGCTGCGACAGGGCCACATCGGGATCCAGAACCACGGCACCGGTGACGACGTGTCCTTCCGCAACATCAGGATCAAGGAGCTGGGCGGTACGAGCCCGCCGGCGTCGTCCACCTACGAGGGGGAGTCCTACACCTCGGGGCAGGGCGTCCAGGCGGCCGACCACGCTCCGGCGAGCGGCGGCAGGACGCTCGGCTACATCGAGAACGGCGACTGGGCGGGCTACTCCCAGGCGTCGCTCACCGGGGCGAAGACCTTCACCGCGAAGGTCTCGTCGGCGGGTGCGGGAGGTACGGTCTCGGTCCGCTCGGGCTCGGCGACCGGGCCGGTGCTCGGTACGGTCGCGGTACCGAACACGGGCGGCTGGGAGACCTTCCGTACGGTGTCCACGAACCTGACGGGCACACCGACCGGACCGCTGTTCCTCACCTTCACCGGTGGGGCCGGCTCCCTGTTCGACATCGACACCCTCACCATCGGCCGGTAG